In Stegostoma tigrinum isolate sSteTig4 chromosome 12, sSteTig4.hap1, whole genome shotgun sequence, the following proteins share a genomic window:
- the kcnj6 gene encoding G protein-activated inward rectifier potassium channel 2 isoform X2: MEQDIESSVAGQQPKLPKQVREDAPKQIATGNRPVKRSIQRYVRKDGKCNVHHGNVRERYRYLTDIFTTLVDLKWRHNLLIFVMVYTTTWLFFGMIWWLIAYIRGDLNHIGDSTWVPCVNNLNGFVSAFLFSIETETTIGYGYRFITDKCPEGIILLLVQSVLGSIVNAFMVGCMFVKISQPNKRAETLVFSTHAVISVRDGKLCLMFRVGDLRNSHIVEASIRAKLIKSRQTKEGEFIPLNQTDINVGYDTGDDRLFLVSPLIICHEINQQSPFWEISKAQMAKEEVEIVVILEGMVEATDSNPNLSNVCEIKTESAPKMARTSPSRAS; encoded by the exons ATGGAGCAGGACATAGAGAGCTCAGTGGCTGGTCAGCAGCCAAAGCTGCCGAAACAAGTGCGAGAGGATGCCCCGAAACAAATAGCTACGGGCAATCGCCCTGTCAAAAGGAGTATCCAAAGGTACGTGCGAAAGGATGGAAAATGTAACGTTCACCATGGGAATGTCAGGGAGCGGTACCGTTACCTAACTGATATCTTCACTACGTTAGTGGACTTAAAGTGGAGGCACAACCTACTCATTTTTGTCATGGTCTATACCACCACTTGGCTTTTCTTTGGAATGATCTGGTGGCTTATTGCCTACATACGAGGGGACTTGAACCACATAGGGGACTCTACCTGGGTGCCCTGTGTTAACAATCTCAATGGCTTTGTCTCAGCATTTCTCTTCTCCATAGAAACTGAAACCACCATTGGATATGGGTACAGATTCATCACAGACAAGTGTCCTGAAGGTATCATTTTACTCCTGGTCCAGTCTGTCCTGGGATCAATAGTCAATGCCTTCATGGTTGGTTGCATGTTTGTGAAAATATCACAGCCCAATAAAAGAGCTGAAACGTTGGTCTTCTCCACACATGCTGTGATCTCTGTACGTGATGGGAAGTTGTGCCTAATGTTCCGAGTTGGGGACCTGAGGAATTCGCACATTGTGGAGGCTTCGATTCGTGCCAAGCTAATCAAATCAAGACAAACCAAGGAAGGAGAGTTCATCCCACTCAATCAAACAGACATAAACGTTGGCTACGACACAGGTGATGACCGTCTCTTTTTAGTCTCACCACTAATAATCTGCCATGAGATCAATCAGCAGAGCCCATTCTGGGAGATCTCCAAAGCCCAGATGGCCAAAGAAGAGGTGGAGATTGTAGTAATCCTCGAAGGAATGGTGGAGGCAACAG ACTCAAACCCAAACTTATCCAATGTCTGTGAAATCAAAACAGAGAGTGCACCGAAGATGGCGAGAACCTCACCTTCAAGAGCAAGTTAA